The Schaalia dentiphila ATCC 17982 sequence ACCGGGGAACGACCTTCAGGAATTGCTCAAGCTCCTGGCGAGTAATCTGCTGGCGGTATTCCGTCCATTCCTTGCGCTTGTTGCGGATGACGTAGTCGAACACCTGCTCACCGAGCGTAGAGGCCACCAGGTCGGAACTCTTCATGGCACGCACGGCGTCCGCCAACGATGCGGGCAGGGCGTGAATGCCCATGACCTGACGTTCACGATCCGACAGGTCCCACACGTTGTCCTCGGCCTCGGGCATGAGCTCCATCTTCTTCTCGATACCGTCGAGCCCAGCCGAGATGAGGACGGCGAACGCCAGGTAGGGGTTCGCGCTCGGGTCGGGGGCGCGGTACTCGATGCGTGCCGCCGCGGCCTTCTTCGGCTTGTAAAGGGGAACGCGCACGAGAGCCGAGCGATTCAAGTGGCCCCAACACACGTAGGAGGGAGCTTCTCCCCCGCCCCACAGGCGTTTGTAGGAGTTGACATGCTGGTTGGTGATGGCCGCGATCTCCTCGGCGTGAGCAAGAAGGCCAGCGATGAACTGGCGCCCCGTCGTGGACAGGCGATACTGCCCCGCAGGAGAGAAGAACGCATTTTCTTCGCCCTCAAACAGCGACAAGTGCGTGTGCATGCCCGAGCCGGGGTGCTCAATGAAAGGCTTGGGCATGAACGTCGCAACGAGCTCCTCGCGTAGCGCGACCTCCTCAATAAGGGTGCGCGCAGTCATGATGTTATCCGCTGCGCGCACGGGGTCAACGGCTCGCAGGTCAATCTCGTTCTGTCCCGGCCCGCCCTCGTGGTGCGAGAACTCGACCGGAATCGCCATGTCCTCGAGCATGCGCACGGCGCGGCGACGGAAGTCGTTCGAATCGCCACGTGCCACGTGGTCAAAGTAGCCAGCCTGATCGACGGGGATCATGCGATCGGGCGTCACCGGCTGACGCAGGAGGTAAAACTCGATCTCCGGGTGAATCATGACCCGGAACCCGGCGTCGGCGGCACGCTGCACCGCGCGCTCGAGAACCCCTCGAGGATCTGAGGGAGCCGGGCGCCCGTCAGGCATGAGGACGTCGCAGAACATGCGGGCCACCGGGTCTTCGTTGGAACGCCATGGGAGCAACTGGAACGTCGAGGCATCGGGCTTCAGCAGCATGTCCGACTCGTAGACACGTGTCATGCCTTCGACGGCCGACCCGTCGAAGCCAATCCCCTCACTGAACGCCTCCTCGAGCTCTCCGGGATCGATCGAGATCGACTTCAAGACGCCCGCAACATCCGTGAACCACAAACGGATAAAGCGAATATTCTTCTGCGCGACCTCGCGCAGCACGTACTCCTGATGCGAATCCACCGGTATCCTCCCGTTGAGAAAAGAACGGGCCGACCGCAGGGACTGCGGTCGGCCCGGCGTGGCTTCAGTCTACTTGCCCAGGTTGAAACCCTTCGAGATGGATTCCAGTGCGCCGGTGAGATCCGAGGGCAGCATCCACAGCTTGGACGCCTGGCCGTCTGCGATCTTCGGCAGCATTTCGAGGTACTTGTAGGACAGGAGCTCGGGCGTGGCCTTTCCGGCGTTGATGGCCGCGAAGACCGTCTGAATGGCTTCAGACTCACCCTGTGCGCGCAGGATCTGCGCCTGGCGGGCACCCTCGGCCTGGAGGATAAGGGCTTCCTTCTGGCCCTTCGCCTGAAGAACCTGTGCTTCCTGCTGGGCGGAGGCAGCCAGAACGGCGGCCTGCTTGGCACCCTCAGCCTTCTTGATCTGGGCCTCACGCTCGGCCTCGGCCGTGAGAATCGTGGCACGCTTGGTGCGCTCGGCGGTGATCTGCTGCTCCATGGCGGCCAGGACTCGCGGCGGCGGCTCGATGGACTTGAGCTCCACGCGGGTCACGCGAATGCCCCACGGACCCGTGGCCTCGTCAAGAACTCCGCGCAGCTGCTTGTTGATCGACTCACGCGAGGTCTGCGTCTGTTCCAGGTCGAGGGAGCCGATCAGGTTACGCAGCGTCGTGGCAGTCAGCTGCTCGATCGCCTGCAGGAAGTTAGCGACCTCGTAGGTCGCGCTGCGCGGATCCGTGATCTGGAAATAGATGACGGAGTCGATCGAGACCATCGCCTGGTCGGCGGTGATGACGGGCTGCGGCGGGAAGTTCGCGACCTGCTCACGCAGATCGATACGCGCGGCGACGCGATCCACGAAGGGGACCAGCAGGTGGAATCCACCCTGCATGACCGCCTGGAACCGACCGAGGCGCTCCACGACGTACGCCTGCGACTGCGGAACGATCCGCACTGCGCGGGCGAGCGAGACCACGACGAAAACGACGAGAGCAAGCACCACGATGAACGCGATGTTACCGATGATGTTTCCTGAACTCACAGCGTCTTTCCTTTCTTACGTCAATGAAAATACAAGATGTACGGGATCAGGAGATCGAGTCTCCATAGGGATGTGTCGGGGCCGCAGAGGCCGGATCGAGGGCGCTCACAACGGCGGTTGCGCCGTCGATGCGGTCAACACGAACCTCGGTGCCAACGGGCAGCGTGGGCCCCTCAGTGCGCGCGCTCCACTCTCCACCGGAAAACTGGATACGCCCGTGCCGCTCTCCCACGGCCTCGGTCACGTAACCGGTCTTGCCAATCAGACCGTCAGTGTTGCTCGGAACGTAACCGCTGGACCGGTCGATACGCCCTTTCAGGAAGGGACGCAGGATGACCAGGAGGGCAATCGACACGACAATGAAAACGATGACCTGAATCGTCAGATTCGCGCCGACAGCGCCCGCGATACCGGCGGCCAGCGCACCGATCGCAAACATGAGGAACACGAAGCTCACGCTCATGACCTCGATGATTCCGCAGAGGAGGGCGCCGAGAATCCACAGCCACCACATACCGCTCACACTCCTATTCTCACGCGCTCACACCGCGCGCCCACCAGCGCCCGTCAGTGTAGCCGGCGAGCAGAGGCATGCCGTACACCTCGGACAGGTTGACACCCGTCAGGACGTCTTCAATCGGCCCCTGGTGCGTGATCACACCGTTGGACATGATCGCGCAGTGGGTGACTCCCGCGGGGATCTCTTCGATCTGATGCGTCACCAGGATGACCTGCGGGGACTTCGAACCCTGCATGATCTCCGACAGAGCGGCGATCAGCAACTCACGAGCACCCAGGTCGAGGCCCGAGGTCGGCTCGTCGAGGATGAGCACCTCAGGGTCGGTCATGAGGGCGCGCGCCAGCAGCACGCGCTGGGCCTCGCCCTCGGACAGCGTCGAAAACTCGCGCTGGGCCAGGTGCGAGACACCGAAGATATCCATGAGCGCGTGGGCACGCTCGTCGTCGAGCGCCTCATATTCCTCGTCGTGGGCGACGGCAAGGCCCCAGGCGGCGCTGCGCACCGTGTCGAGGACCGACTGAGTCGGCACGATCTTGGCCCCCACCGCGGCTGAGGAGAGCCCCACGCGCGTGGCGATCTCTGAGGGGTCTGCGTGCGACAAATCGGTCTCCGACACCGTCACCTCTCCGCTATCGGGAGCGATACGGCCCGAGGCCACGCGCGCCAGCGTGGTCTTGCCAGCGCCATTCGGGCCGACGATGACCCAGTGCTGACGCGGGCGCGTCGACCACGAGACGTCGGACAGGACCTGCGTGTCCCCGCGTTGGAGGGACACGTGAGAAAGATTCAGGACGTAAGTCATGTATCCAGCCTAGTCGTCTGTCGGGTGACGTGCGCCCTAAACGAGCGAACGGTACAGCTCGGCGGTCTTCACGCCGATCGCTTCCCAAGAGAAGTGATCGCGGGCGCGTACGAGGCCGGCCTCGCCCATACGACGGCCCAGCTCAGGATCGTCGAGGACACGCACCAGGCGATCAGCCATCGCTTCCTCAAAGGCGCGAGGATCGAGCGGGGTTCCCGTGCCATCCTGCTTCTGTTCGATTGGCACGAGGTAGCCGGTCTCTCCATCGACAATGACGTCGGGGATGCCGCCGGTCGCGGTGCCGACGACGGGCAGGCCGAGGGCCATCGCCTCGAGGTTGACGATGCCGAGGGGCTCGTACACCGACGGCGTGATGAAGACCTGCGCCGAGGACAGGATCGCCGCCACCTCGGGTTGAGGGAGCATCTCGGAGATAAGAACGACGCCGGAGCGGCGAGCGCGCAACTCGGCGACGAGGCCCTCGACTTCTGCGGCGATCTCGGGGGTGTCGGGAGCGCCGGCGCACAGCACAAGCTGAACGTCATCGGGCAGGAGCTGGGCGGCGCGCAGGAAGTACGGGAGGCCCTTCTGGCGCGTGATGCGGCCGACGAACACGACCGTGCGACGAGACGGGTCAATACCGTGCTCGGCGAGAACGCGGGCGCGCAGTTCCTCGCCCGCCTCACCCTCGGGGGCGTGCCACTTGTTCAGGTCGATGCCGTTGTGGATGACGTGCACGCGCTCAGGATCAACGCCGGGGTAGCAGCGCAGAATGTCGTCACGCATGCCGTTAGAGACGGCGACGATCGCGCTCGCAGCCTCGTAGGCGGTCTTCTCCACGTAGGAGGACAGGCGGTAGCCGCCGCCGAGCTGCTCAGCCTTCCACGGACGCAGCGGCTCAAGCGAGTGCGCTGAGATCACGTGCGGGATATCGCCGAGAAGCGACGCAACGTGTCCGGCAAAATTCGCGTACCAGGTGTGGGAGTGAACCAGGTCAGAACCTTCGCACGCGGCGGCGATCTCGAGGTCGACACCAAGCGTGCGCAGCGCGGCGTTCGCTCCGGCCAGCTGAGGCAAATCGGCATGTCCGGTCACGCCCGGGTCGGCTCCATCGGTACCCGGTTCGCGCGGACCGTCAAACGCCTGGACACGCAGGTCATCGACGAGGCCGCGCAGGACCTTGGCCAGTTCGAGCACATGGACACCGGCTCCTCCGTAGACGTGAGGCGGGTATTCACGGGTAAGGAGATCAACGCGCATGGTGGGGTCCTTCCGACGGGAGCGACGTGTGAGACACATCGTATCCGATCTCACGTCACCGCTGGTCGAAAACGAGACAGTGTAGCAATCGATAGACATTTGTAATACAGTGTGACCACTCCCACGGATCCGCGCCGATGCGGGTCCACTCGACCAACGAAGAGGTGCCACATGGCAAAGAACCACGTTCTGGCAATCGTTCTCGCGGGCGGTGAGGGTAAGCGACTGATGCCCCTGACGGATGACCGTGCAAAGCCGGCAGTTCCGTTCGGTGGTCACTTCCGTCTCATCGATTTCGCACTGTCGAACATCGTGAATTCCGGATACCTCAAGATTGTTGTCTTGACGCAGTACAAGTCCCATTCGCTCGACCGCCACGTCACAAAGACCTGGTACACGTCTCCCCTACTCGGCAACTTCATTGCTCCTGTGCCGGCTCAGCAGCGTCGCGGCCCGCACTGGTACCTGGGTAGCGCGGACGCCATCTACCAGTCGCTGAACATCGTCGACGACGAGCAGCCGGAGTACATCGTCATCATTGGTGCGGACAACATCTACCGCATGGACTTCTCGCAGATGGTCCAGCACCACATCGATTCGGGCCTGCCCGCCACGGTCGCCGGCATCCGTCAGCCGATCGAGCTGGCGTCGGCGCTCGGCGTCATCGACGGCGAGAACGGGGTCGTCAAGAACTTCCTCGAGAAGCCGAAGAACGCCGTGGGCCTGCCCGACGATCCGACCAATGTCCTCGCCTCCATGGGCAACTACGTGTTCACCACGAAGGATCTGGTCAACGCTCTGCGGGAGGATGCGGCCGACCCCGATTCGAAGCACGACATGGGTGGCAACATCATTCCGTGGTTCGTCGAGCGCGGCGAGTGCGGTGTGTACGACTTCCAGGATAACGACGTGCCGGGGTCGACCGACCGCGACCGCGACTACTGGCGTGACGTCGGTACGCTGGACGCCTACTACGAGGCGAACATGGACCTGATCTCGGTGCACCCGGTGTTCAACCTGTACAACCGCGACTGGCCGACCATGACGATGATTGACGGCTCGCTGCCTCCGGCCAAGTTCGTGTACGGCGATGCGGATCGTCTGGGTCACGCGATCGACTCGTTCGTCTCCCCCGGTGTCATCGTCTCCGGCGGCGAGATCGTGCGCTCGGTCATTTCCCCGAACACCTACGTCCATTCGTGGGCGAAGATCGAGGATTCCGTTGTTATGCACGGCTGTCGCATCGGTCGCTCGTCCCGTGTCGTGAAGACGATTCTGGATAAGAATGTCGTCGTTGAGGAAGGCGCCGTCGTCGGTGTCGATCTTGACCACGATCGCGAGCGCGGCTTCACCGTCACGGAGTCCGGCATTACGGTCGTTCCCAAGGGCGCGGTCGTCCGCAAGTGAGCATGACTCACCGTCTCGACGAGCCGGGTGCTCCGCTGCTGTGTGCCAGCGGGGCACCCGGCCTCGTCGTCACCGACGTCGATTCGACACTGATTCGCCAGGAAGTCATTGAGGAGCTCGCCGAAGCTGCGGGCACGCGGGCGCGCGTCGCCGAGGTTACGTCTCGTGCGATGAATGGAGAGCTTGATTTCGCGGAGTCTTTGCGCGAGCGCGTTGCAACCCTCGCGGGGGTCCCCGAATCCGTCTTCGGCGATGTTCTGTCCGCCATCACCCCCACAAAGGGTGCTCGCGAGCTGATCGACGCAGTCCACCGGGCCGGCGGAAAGTTCGGCATCGTCTCGGGCGGATTCGAGGAAGTGGTCGCTCCCCTGGCGGCCTCCCTCGGCATCGATTTCTACGCGGCGAACCGCCTCGAGGTCGCCGGCGGCGTGTTGACGGGCCGCGTGCTGGGGCGCATCGTGACCTCCCAGGTGAAGGTCGAGTGCTTGCGTTCGTGGGCCTCGTCCCTCGGTGTCCCCCTCGAGCGCACGGTTGCGATCGGCGACGGGGCGAACGATATCCCGATGATGCACGAGGCCGGGGTCGGTATCGCGTTCTGCGCGAAGCCCGCCGTGCGCGAGCAGGTGTCGGTCCAACTGAACACGCCGGATCTGTCTCTGGCGATCGCTCCCCTCGGCCTCGCCTAGTACGAAACGCTAGGGTTCGCGCGTGTCTGTCAGGCGGATCATGTGCCCATCCCACCCGTCGCGCCAGGCGCGCGCGTACTCGAGGATCTGCGTGGGGTAGATTTCTCCATCGATCTGGGCGGCGGCCTCGTCAATATCCCACCAGGCCTGCGTGTCGATGACGGAGCGTTCCAGCTCGGTCCATCCATCCCGGCTCAGGGCGGTCGAGGGGGCCTGCGCGATAAAAAACCACTCGTCCTGGCGGGCGGTGACCGCCAGGAAGTCGAACTCGGCGGTCCGGTAGAGGACGGGACCGACCAGGTCGTCAGGGCTCAGCTCGATGCCGGTTTCTTCGAAGACCTCACGCACGGCTGCGCCGCGCGGGTCTTCCCCTTCTTCGATGCCGCCACCGATCGTGAACCACCAGAACCTCTCCGGTTGGTCTTCGTCGTGCCCCTTGGCCAACAGGACCCGTCCACTGTCGTCAAAGAGAAGGACGCGGGCGGCCTCCCGGTGGGGATAGCCGTCCGCGTCCAATGGCCAGTCGAGTGCGCTCATGCCTCCAGGGTAGACCGGTGGCGGCGCAGGCCCCACACGAGGAGGGCGACACTCACGACGAGAACGGGGATCTCGATCGCGCCGTAGGTCAGGTTCCACGAGTCTTCGGGAGCCAGGAATCCAATGCCGTTAGCCTGGGCGT is a genomic window containing:
- a CDS encoding glutamine synthetase family protein — encoded protein: MDSHQEYVLREVAQKNIRFIRLWFTDVAGVLKSISIDPGELEEAFSEGIGFDGSAVEGMTRVYESDMLLKPDASTFQLLPWRSNEDPVARMFCDVLMPDGRPAPSDPRGVLERAVQRAADAGFRVMIHPEIEFYLLRQPVTPDRMIPVDQAGYFDHVARGDSNDFRRRAVRMLEDMAIPVEFSHHEGGPGQNEIDLRAVDPVRAADNIMTARTLIEEVALREELVATFMPKPFIEHPGSGMHTHLSLFEGEENAFFSPAGQYRLSTTGRQFIAGLLAHAEEIAAITNQHVNSYKRLWGGGEAPSYVCWGHLNRSALVRVPLYKPKKAAAARIEYRAPDPSANPYLAFAVLISAGLDGIEKKMELMPEAEDNVWDLSDRERQVMGIHALPASLADAVRAMKSSDLVASTLGEQVFDYVIRNKRKEWTEYRQQITRQELEQFLKVVPR
- a CDS encoding SPFH domain-containing protein gives rise to the protein MSSGNIIGNIAFIVVLALVVFVVVSLARAVRIVPQSQAYVVERLGRFQAVMQGGFHLLVPFVDRVAARIDLREQVANFPPQPVITADQAMVSIDSVIYFQITDPRSATYEVANFLQAIEQLTATTLRNLIGSLDLEQTQTSRESINKQLRGVLDEATGPWGIRVTRVELKSIEPPPRVLAAMEQQITAERTKRATILTAEAEREAQIKKAEGAKQAAVLAASAQQEAQVLQAKGQKEALILQAEGARQAQILRAQGESEAIQTVFAAINAGKATPELLSYKYLEMLPKIADGQASKLWMLPSDLTGALESISKGFNLGK
- a CDS encoding NfeD family protein yields the protein MWWLWILGALLCGIIEVMSVSFVFLMFAIGALAAGIAGAVGANLTIQVIVFIVVSIALLVILRPFLKGRIDRSSGYVPSNTDGLIGKTGYVTEAVGERHGRIQFSGGEWSARTEGPTLPVGTEVRVDRIDGATAVVSALDPASAAPTHPYGDSIS
- a CDS encoding ABC transporter ATP-binding protein, which codes for MTYVLNLSHVSLQRGDTQVLSDVSWSTRPRQHWVIVGPNGAGKTTLARVASGRIAPDSGEVTVSETDLSHADPSEIATRVGLSSAAVGAKIVPTQSVLDTVRSAAWGLAVAHDEEYEALDDERAHALMDIFGVSHLAQREFSTLSEGEAQRVLLARALMTDPEVLILDEPTSGLDLGARELLIAALSEIMQGSKSPQVILVTHQIEEIPAGVTHCAIMSNGVITHQGPIEDVLTGVNLSEVYGMPLLAGYTDGRWWARGVSA
- the glgA gene encoding glycogen synthase; amino-acid sequence: MRVDLLTREYPPHVYGGAGVHVLELAKVLRGLVDDLRVQAFDGPREPGTDGADPGVTGHADLPQLAGANAALRTLGVDLEIAAACEGSDLVHSHTWYANFAGHVASLLGDIPHVISAHSLEPLRPWKAEQLGGGYRLSSYVEKTAYEAASAIVAVSNGMRDDILRCYPGVDPERVHVIHNGIDLNKWHAPEGEAGEELRARVLAEHGIDPSRRTVVFVGRITRQKGLPYFLRAAQLLPDDVQLVLCAGAPDTPEIAAEVEGLVAELRARRSGVVLISEMLPQPEVAAILSSAQVFITPSVYEPLGIVNLEAMALGLPVVGTATGGIPDVIVDGETGYLVPIEQKQDGTGTPLDPRAFEEAMADRLVRVLDDPELGRRMGEAGLVRARDHFSWEAIGVKTAELYRSLV
- a CDS encoding glucose-1-phosphate adenylyltransferase — encoded protein: MAKNHVLAIVLAGGEGKRLMPLTDDRAKPAVPFGGHFRLIDFALSNIVNSGYLKIVVLTQYKSHSLDRHVTKTWYTSPLLGNFIAPVPAQQRRGPHWYLGSADAIYQSLNIVDDEQPEYIVIIGADNIYRMDFSQMVQHHIDSGLPATVAGIRQPIELASALGVIDGENGVVKNFLEKPKNAVGLPDDPTNVLASMGNYVFTTKDLVNALREDAADPDSKHDMGGNIIPWFVERGECGVYDFQDNDVPGSTDRDRDYWRDVGTLDAYYEANMDLISVHPVFNLYNRDWPTMTMIDGSLPPAKFVYGDADRLGHAIDSFVSPGVIVSGGEIVRSVISPNTYVHSWAKIEDSVVMHGCRIGRSSRVVKTILDKNVVVEEGAVVGVDLDHDRERGFTVTESGITVVPKGAVVRK
- the serB gene encoding phosphoserine phosphatase SerB yields the protein MTHRLDEPGAPLLCASGAPGLVVTDVDSTLIRQEVIEELAEAAGTRARVAEVTSRAMNGELDFAESLRERVATLAGVPESVFGDVLSAITPTKGARELIDAVHRAGGKFGIVSGGFEEVVAPLAASLGIDFYAANRLEVAGGVLTGRVLGRIVTSQVKVECLRSWASSLGVPLERTVAIGDGANDIPMMHEAGVGIAFCAKPAVREQVSVQLNTPDLSLAIAPLGLA
- a CDS encoding NUDIX hydrolase; this encodes MSALDWPLDADGYPHREAARVLLFDDSGRVLLAKGHDEDQPERFWWFTIGGGIEEGEDPRGAAVREVFEETGIELSPDDLVGPVLYRTAEFDFLAVTARQDEWFFIAQAPSTALSRDGWTELERSVIDTQAWWDIDEAAAQIDGEIYPTQILEYARAWRDGWDGHMIRLTDTREP